One window of the Clupea harengus chromosome 20, Ch_v2.0.2, whole genome shotgun sequence genome contains the following:
- the LOC105905997 gene encoding cardiotrophin-like cytokine factor 1 yields the protein MCRREAVRCAQLALLLAAAVGCVQVPDLSLTLTNERTTIERTYELTKYLEHQLKDIKDTYLSYLGPPFSDPDFSPPRPNSSSLSVPSAATRVELWRGLENGARLAQNQRAYRVLLCAMRELAHSTLCPYLQSSLLHFCSGLNGLLGSITGLMGSIGYTPPQLGDVPPPLPDHPAPPLLSERRSALRGSVMTGQHSPAPLRAQQRHYGDYRPRSRDDQRYSTAAMGGPRRPPRSLSSSLYAPTLPPSLSLLLQYGTGEGGAHALLAASPLLSSSAHPTSNEFSRKVEGFWVLRELQSWLWRSAKDFTA from the exons CTGTCCGTTGTGCTCAGCTGGCTCTGCTATTGGCTGCGGCGGTGGGCTGTGTCCAGGTCCCGGACCTGTCTTTGACTCTGACCAATGAGAGGACCACAATCGAAAGGACGTATGAACTGACCAAGTACTTGGAGCATCAGCTGAAGGACATCAAAGACACctat ctctcgtACCTGGGTCCCCCCTTCAGTGACCCTGACTTCTCGCCGCCGCGGCCCAACAGCTCGTCTCTGTCGGTGCCCAGCGCTGCCACGCGGGTGGAGCTGTGGCGCGGCCTGGAGAACGGCGCCCGGCTGGCGCAGAACCAGCGGGCGTACCGCGTGCTCCTGTGTGCCATGAGGGAGTTGGCACACTCCACGCTGTGCCCGTACCTCCAGAGCTCGCTCCTCCACTTCTGCTCCGGGCTCAACGGCCTGCTGGGCTCCATCACGGGTCTCATGGGGAGCATCGGCTACACCCCGCCCCAGCTCGGAGACGTCCCGCCACCCCTGCCCGAccaccccgccccgcccctgctGTCCGAGCGCAGGTCCGCCCTGAGGGGGTCGGTGATGACGGGGCAGCACAGCCCGGCTCCCCTAAGAGCCCAGCAGCGTCACTACGGCGACTACAGGCCACGCAGCCGTGACGACCAGCGCTACAGCACGGCGGCGATGGGAGGC CCCCGCCGCCCCCcgcgctccctctcctcctccctctacgCCCCCAcgctgcccccctccctctcgctcctgcTCCAGTATGgcacgggggaggggggggcccACGCCCTGCTGGCCGCCtcgcccctcctctcctcctccgcccacCCCACCTCCAACGAGTTCTCCCGGAAGGTGGAGGGCTTCTGGGTGCTCCGGGAGCTGCAGAGCTGGCTGTGGCGCTCGGCCAAAGACTTCACCGCCTGA